The following DNA comes from Mucisphaera calidilacus.
CAAAGCGTCCAGCCGCCCGCGTCGTCCCACTTGATCGGCGACTCGCTCCCCTCATCCGGGTCCACCAGCAGGTAGGCACGCCCGGTCATCGCGATCTTCCGCATCACGCCGACCGTGGCCACCAGCGGCACCGCAAAGAGCGACGCCGAACGATCCGCACGCCCCAGGCTGATCTCCTCAGGGTCCGCCAACGCCGACGACCCCACCAGAAGCGTCGCGATATCACGATCCGCCGGCTCCGTCAGACCGCTGATCACCGTCTGACTGAGCCGCAACGCACGCGGACGGCTCCAGCCACGCGCAATCGGCGTCTGCTGACGCAACTCCAGCACCAGGTGGTTGTGACGGTGCGACAGGTCCGCACGCACCACGTACTGAATCCGACGCGGCGCCAGCAACTCCTCGATCCCCGCGTCCGTGCTCTCCATCGACGACGGCCGCAGCAGCGTCATCCGGCCCGACCACTCAGGCTCCGACCGCGTCTTGGGCCGTGCCCGCTCCGGACGCTTGCGCGCACGAGGCGGACGAACACTAAGCCCGAACAGCTTCCGAGACAGCTCCGCCGTCCCCGGCACGTTCGGCCGCGACTGCAAGTCCACCAAACCCGCCCAGATGTGTCGGCAGAACAGGCCGTTATCGAAGACCTCGCAGTCGCACTCGGCGATCGCCGCGCGGCCCTCAACCCGAAACGATACTTCGTGCTGCTGATCGCCATCCTTCACCACGAAACGGATCAGCTCGTCATCCAGCTCCGGCGCAAGACGCTCCACAGCGCCATCGCGCTGAAGCTCGCGACCACGAATCCGTTCCTCGCTCTGAAAGAAAGGCGACCACGACGTCACCAGTGACATATCAATCCTCACCCCAAGTACAGGACGCCGGGCAACGCATAAGGGGAACAAGCCTATCCGCCACAACCCCAACGGGCAATCCCACACGCCCGAAAGCACGCCAGACTATCCTGCAGCCGTGGAAAACCTCCTCACGATCGCGTCCGTGGCGGGCTGGATTATCAGCCTCGGATGGCTCCTGCGACGCCGCATCGTCGGCCCCGGCGCTCGCCTCGAACCACGACCCACCCCGATCGTCGCCATCGACGGACTCGTCGCCCTCCTCCTGACGATCGGCGGGCAGTTCATCGCCGCGGCCATCCTCGGCGCACTCGGCTGGACCCAAGACCCTTCCGAACGCCTCAGCGCCCTCTCGGTCATGATCCTCCAGGCGTCCGGCATGGGACTCGCCGCCACCTACGGACTGATCCTTGTTCTTCGCAGCGAGCCCCGCGCATCCGCATGGCTACCCGCATCCCTCGCGACCGTCGCGCTCCTCGGCTGTGTCGCCACCATCACCCTCGGGCAGGGCACCGTCGCTATCGTCGCCAACGCCGCCACACTCCTGGGCTACCCGCCCCCCTCCATCGCCCACGAGGCCCTCGCCCGCATGGTCAGCTTTGACGACCCCGTGGCCCTCGTCCTCCGGCTCATCTCCGCCATCATCCTCGCGCCCCTCTTCGAGGAAGCCGTCTTCCGAGGCATCATCCAGCGGTCACTCGTCGACGCCACCCGCGGCCGCGTCTGGGTCGCCATCACCCTCACCGCCACCCTCTTCGGGCTGATCCACGCCGACCAGGTCCACGCTCAGGGTCTCCCCGGGCTCATCGTCCTGGGCATCATCTTCGGCTGGCTCTACGCACGGACCGACCGCCTCTGGATCCCCATGCTCGCTCACACCGCCTTCAACGCCTACAACGTAGGATTGGCCTTCCTCCTCTTCGGCCCCACACCCGTCGAAGCAGGCTAAACGCACCAGGAGTCAACGATGCTCAGACCCATCGAATGGGTAGGCGACACCGACGGACACCTCCGCCTCCTCGACCAGACCCGCCTCCCAGCCACCACCGAGTACATCGACTGCACCGACGTCGACACCGTCTGGCACGCCATCAAACGACTCTCCGTCCGCGGCGCACCCGCCATCGGCATCTCCGCCGCCTACGGCTGCGTCATCGGCGCACGCAACAACCAACTCGACGAGGCCATCGCCCACCTGCGCACCTCACGGCCCACCGCCGTCAACCTCTTCTGGGCACTCGACCGCATCGCCGCACTCAAAACCACCGACCCCCAACGGATCCTCGACGAGGCCCACGCCATCGCCGACGAGGACGACGCCATGTGCCGCAGCATCGGCCGGCACGCCCTCGCACTCATCGACAGCCTCACCGCCAAGGCACCCGACCGCCCCCTGCGCCTCATCACCCACTGCAACGCTGGCAAGCTCGCCACAGGCGGCATCGGCACCGCCACCGCCGCCGCCTACCTCGCCAAAGAGCAAGGCCGCGACGTCACCGTGTACGCCGACGAAACACGACCCCTGCTCCAGGGCGCTCGCCTCACCGCCTTCGAACTCACCGACGCCGGCATCGACGTCCGGCTCATCTGCGACGGCGCCGCCAGCGAGGTCCTCCGCGCCGGCGCGGTCGACGCCGCCATCGTCGGGGCCGACCGCATCGCCGCCAATGGCGACACCGCCAACAAGGTCGGCACCTGCGGCCTCGCCTCTCTCGCCCGCCACCACGGCATCCCCTTCCTCGTCGCAGCACCCCACTCCACCTTCGACCTCAACACCGCCACCGGCAACGCCATCCCCATCGAGGAGCGCGCCGCCGAAGAGGTCACCGAAGGCTTCGGCACACGCACCGCACCGCCCGACGTCCGCGTCTTCAACCCCGCCTTCGACATCACCCCCGCCAACCTCATCACCGCCATCGTCACCGACCAGGGCGTCATCCGCCCCGTCAGTGAAGCCGCCGTCCGCGACCACCTCGCCGTCGACACGGAACCCGCACGATGACCCATCCGCCCCTGCCGCCGCTCGATCCCGACCTTGGCATCCAGCCGCTCCGACGCGGCAAGGTCCGCGACGTCTACCAGGTCCGCCTCAAAGACGGCCGACCCGCCATCATGCTCGTCGCCACCGACCGACTCTCCGCCTTCGACGTCGTCCTGCCCGACCCGATCCCCGGCCGGGGCATCATCCTCACCCAGATCACCAGATTCTGGCTCCACAAGATCGAGGCGGAGCTCAAGCACGCCCCCGATCACCACCTGCTCTCCACCGACCCCAGCGACGTCGACGGACTCACCCCCGACGCCGTCGAACAACTCAAGGGCCGCGTCACCCTCGGACGCCCCTGCCACACCATCCCCATCGAGTGCGTCGCACGAGGCTACCTCGCCGGCTCCGGCTGGAAGAGCTACCAGCACGACCGGACCGTCTGTGGCGTCACCCTCCCCGCCGGCCTCCAGCTCGGCGACCAACTCCCGCAACCCATCTTCACCCCCGCCACCAAGGCCGAATCCGGGCACGACGAGAACATCAGCTTCGATCAGGCCGCCAGCATCGTCGGCAGCGATCGCGCCGCATGGATGCGCGACACGACCCTCCGCATCTACGAGCACGCCCGCGACCACGCCGCCGACCGCGGACTCCTCCTCGCCGACACCAAATTCGAGTTCGGCATCCCCCTCGACGACCACGGCCAGCCCATCGACAACACCGCCCCGATCCTCATCGACGAGGTCGCCACACCCGACAGCTCCCGCTACTGGCCCGCCGACGGCCACCAACCCGGCCGCGAACCCGACAGCTTCGATAAACAGATCATCCGCAATGCCTTACAGGCTATCGTGGACCGTGGCGACTGGAACAAGACCCACCCCGGCCCCAGCCTGCCCGCCGAAATCCTCCAGCGGACCGCCGACCAGTACCGCGAGGTCTATCAGCGACTCACCGGCCAGCCCGCCCCCGCCTGAGCCGCCATACACAACCCGATTGTGACAACCGCCAGGAACGGGTAAGATTCAGGGTTCGAGCGTTTGGCCACCCGCCACGCGACTCGGGGTGTAGCGCAGTTTGGTAGCGCGCTTCGTTCGGGACGAAGAGGTCGAAGGTTCAAATCCTTTCACCCCGATTCTGCGACGCTTGCCGAGGCCATGCCTCGGCGAGCTATGCAGCATCGCCCTTCGTAGCCTTGCGTAGCGACAGCAACGCAAGGCGGAGTAGGGCCGGCCTACAGCAAACAACACAACCCGCGTCATCCCGGGACCCACGAAGACCTCAACAAGAGGCCCAAGGTTCACGCCAGGGGCGCTGCGAAGCACAATCAAACCTCGCGTGATGATCCGAACCCAACACAAAAAAGCCCCGCACGCCGAAGCGTGCAGGGCCTTGTGTGCATCACTCAGAATCAAGTGTGGCGATCACGCCGAGCGGCGACGAAGCACCGCCAGCGAGGCCAGGCCCAGCAGGCTCAGCGAAGCAGGCTCGGGAACGCCGGAACTCTGCATCATCACCGAGAAAACATCGGTGTTGTCGACGTAGTCGCCGTTCCAGTCCCAGCCCTGACCCTCGGTCCAGAAAGCATCGGCCGTCGGATCGTTGCCGTCGATCATCCCGTCAAACAGGTCGGCACCGGCACCCTTGGCCCACAGGGGAACCAAGGCGTTGGTGTGACCGCCCGAGACGTACTGCACGCCGGGCATCACGCCCACGCCGTTGTCGACAACGTTCTGCCACTCAGCGTTGACCTCGTCGTCAAGGTGGTTGCCCGTGTCCTTGTCGTCGATCACAGTGTTCGGGCCCCAGATGCCGCCGCACTCGTGGTCAGACGTGACGATCAGGAGCGTCTCGTCCCAGCTGCTGTTCGCCTCGACCCAGTCCATCACGGCCTGCACCGCGTTGTCGAAGTCGACCTGCTCACGCATCATCAGCTCGACGTTGTTGGCGTGATTCTGCCAGTCGATCGCGCCGCCCTCGACCATCATGGCGAAGCCATCTTCGTCCTGCTCCAGAACGTTGAGCGCACCCTTGGTCATCTGCTCAAGCGTGGGAACATCGCGACCGTTGAGCGTGTCGCCGGTGAAGATGCCCGCGACCTTGTCAGCGACCAGCGTGCCCGCCTCAAGCGCGGCCCAGGCAGCATCGGTGTCAACGACGGTGTAGCCACGATCGACAGCATCAGCCTTGAAGCCAGGCGTGCCGATGCCGTTGCCATGATCCTTGTAATCGATCGACCACGAGCCGTCGCCACGCTGATAAGCATCAACGTAAGCGTCGCCACCCATGATCACATCAAGATCGCTGTTGACCATGTCAAAGGCGATGTCATCCTTGTTGTAGCGGTAGAACGAGTGGGCATCGACAGCAGCAGGCGTGGCGTGGTTGAACTGCACGCTGGAGACCGAACCGGTCGCCTTGCCGGCTTCCGCCGCATACTCGTAGAAGGTCTTGAGCTCTTCGCCCTCGACGCTGTAGCTGACCGCACTGTTGTAGGTCTTGGTGCCGGTGTAGAGGGCGGTCGCAGCCGCCGCCGAGTCGGTGAAGTAGTTGTAGTCGCCGCTGCTCGAACCGCGGTGGTAGTTGAAATCACTCCACATCTTGTCCTGGTCGTAGCCCTGGGGCACGGCGGTCCAGTTCTTGTTCGCCGCGTCCGTGCCGTTGGCCTCACCGTTCGAGAGCAGGATGCGGCCCTCGTCGTTGTCGTAGACGTTGTTCATGAACGTCGTGCAACCATAGAAGTTGAACGAACCATCGTCGTAAGGGAGATCGCCCTGGTAGTAGCGAGCGGCTTCCCAGCCGTTGAACCCGATGCCGTCGCTGACCATCAGGATCACGTTCTTGGCCTGCGACGCTTCGACCTGCGCAGCACCCGCCAACAACAGCGCCGCAACACAGACCTTCGTAGAAAACTGAGACATCATGCTTCTCCTTTAATGAGAAATAGGGGTGAACAGACACGCATAAAACGGGAGCAAACCGATAGCGCGAGCGACTAAGCCAATCGCCTGAACAAACAGACACGACGCCGCGTCCGTATCGGGTTCTGTGGATCCCGGCCCGCTCGCGCAGGTCTCATCCAACGGTGATGCGTGAAAAGATAAGAAGGTCGTATTAGCGACAGATTACGATTCGGAAAATCTCCGGTGAATCCGCACCGTAAATGTCAGAAATGAAATTGATTTATACAAGGCAGAATGCTTGCTACTCAGAAACCCCTAGGGGTTACTCCTCGTCTCGCCTATTGATGCGCACGCCATACTGACGTATGACGCAACGCCCCCAAGCTCACGAGCCGCGCTCACCAACCTCCCCCGGCGTCAATCCGCACGCGTGACCGCATCGGGCATCCGCGACAAGGCCTCGGTCACCGCCTGCGTGATCCGGTCGCCGCGAAGACCCTTCACAAGCACCCTGCCGTCCGGGCCAATCAACCAGATGGAAGGAATGCCGCGCACGCCATAATCCTCCGGCAGGGTCGCAGCATTCCACGCACCCAGGAATCCCTGATGCCACCCCAGCGACTGCTTCTGAGCATACGCCGCCGGTGCCTTCGGCTGATCATCAAGCGACAGCCCGATCATCGTAAAGTTCGGGTCGCTCCCGTGTCGCTCCCAGACCGCCTTGAGATTCGGCGTCTCATCCAGACACGGGCCGCACCACGTCGCCCAGAAATCAATCAGCACGACCTTCCCGCGATGATCCGAGAGCGTAAACGACGCCTCACCCGCCAGCGGGTCCTCCGCCTCCGGATCCATCAGCGGCACCGTGAAATCGTGCGCGACATCACCCTCCTGCAGTGAGGGCTGAATCAGATCAACACGCATGAGACCCAGCTCCAGCGGCTCCGGCACATACGTCACACCCTCATTAAACGCCGGGACCGTCACACGCTGCGTGAACTTCGCCGTCGGCTCGCCGAAACCACACACATCGCCCTCCGGCGGCTCATGAGCCTTGAATTCAAGCTCGTACGTACCCGACTCGACGTTATGAATCACAAAGCTCCCGTCAGACTCCACCCTGAACACGTGATGCCTCGACGCCGAGCGCATCTCCATCTGGAGCTCACGAGTCCGCTCCTGCAGTGCAGTCCCCTCCTCCGTGGCGAAGAACGCCGACCGCTCCTCCTGTGTCCAGTCTTCATAACCCTCAGGCATCATCTCAGAAATCACCGCCTTCATAGGCTCCGGGTCAACCCACGTCGACAAACGCGCCTGAACACTGGCAAACGGCGCCCGCGGCACCGAATCCCCCGGCCAGACAAAGGTGCCCCGCAGATTCCTTCCAGAGCCGCCAATCAGCACCTCGATCGTCTCGCCCGGTTCCGGTTCGAAATTCTGGTTCAGCGTCGATGTCCAGGCGTTGTCAGACAGCGTCACCCGACGCCCAACTTGAATCGACGCCGGCGGAACACGATCGGCCAGGAAGTACCCCGCCTCATCGGCTTTCACCTTGTACTGATGCTGCGGCCCCGGGTCCTGCGCAACGTTCGGCACCATCGGCGGCTGAACCACACTGATCATCACACTCTCACCATCCCGAGGCGAATCACCTACGAGAACACGACCCTTCACTCGCGCCCACGGACGCAGCCGCAACACCTCCCCCACCTCCGGCAAGTCCTCCGCGAGCACGTGCAGGTACCCCGCTTCCTCAGCGACGACCAGGGCAAACGGCTGAGCCTGCGGCGGGAAACTAAACCAACCCGCGTCATCCGTCTCAGCGTAGGGACGCTCGCTGTGACTCACCCGACCGTTCCTCAAATAAGGCTGGTAAGGCATCGTTGTCAGGTAAACACGCATGCCCGCTTCCGCGACGCCCTGAGCATCTGCCAACCTGTACCGGACGTCAGGCGCCGGCGACAACGCGAACGCAAGCGACACTCGGCCATGCTTCTCCTCGATCGCCCGGGAGATCACACCCCCATACCCAGGCGACTCGATCATCACAAAGCGAAACGGGTAGGGATAGCCGAATACCAGCTCCGCCTCGCCCCGCTCGTCATCAACGTCCGTGACCGAATGGTGTTCCCAATGAATCGACTGTGCAGGGTGATCCTGAAACTTCAGCCCGGGAATCGCCCGATACGTCCGCACCGGCTCGCCCGTCTCCGCATCCGTGACCCGCACCTCGATCGTCAGCGGCGCCTTGAACACCACCCTGTGAGGGGGGCCCTCGGGGTTCGGCGAAAGACGCAGCCCTCGCACGTCTCCAACATCCTCCGCAAAGAAGTCAAAGGCCACTTCATCATGCGGCCCGTAATAGACCGCCACCCCGTCCTCGCCCGTCTCCAGACGCTCCGGAATCGTTCTGAATCCCCGCCACTCATCCGGGGAGATGTAGGCCCTGATCGGTTCGCCCTCCTCGTTCACCGTCTGTATCCGAAACACCGCCGCCGGCTTGAGCGTGAAATCCAGAGGTTCAGCACCCGGCTCCACCCCTACCTGAACCAGCTCCGGCGCATGACCCTCCGACGAGACTGTAAAGACCGTCAACCCCTCGGGCAGATTGTCAAAGCGATAACGGCCCGAATCATCCGTCACCGTCGAAGGCGGGCTGTTGCTAGCAAAGCGATCCGAACCGGTCGCCACCAGCGCACCACCAATGGGCCTCCCCGCCTCGTCACGCACCACACCGGCCTGAGCAACACCACGCTTGAGAACAGAGACAGCCGTCCCATCCAGAAGCTGCTCCAGCGTCGCCGCACCGCTGTACTGACCACCCCACTGATCCACGAGATAGCGACCGTCCTTCCACGCGATCAACACCTTCTCCTCGCCCAGCACTGGCAACGGCTCGCTCTGCCAATGACCCGATGCGTCCGACAACACACGCTTGCTCATCTGGAATCGCGGCCACCCCACCCGCCGATCCGTACTCGCATCAACATGCAACCACACCTCCCCCATAGCCCCCGCCACCGGCATCCCGGACTCGTCCTCCACACGCCCCGACAAACGCTGCACACGCAACAAACGCGCGGTCAAAACCCGGTCGTCGCCCACCTCGCGCAGATCCCTGAAGATGACCGACGCACGCCCCTCCCGCTCAAGCTCCACCATCGAACGCGTGGCGACCAACTCAGAACGAGCCGGATAAACAACCGCCATACCCTCCGCATCCGTGGTCGCAGTAACCGCGTAATCCTTCAGATGACCGTCCAGCACCACCCGCGCCCCCGCGACAGGCCGCCCTTTTTCATCCACCGCCTTCACACGCACGGGCCTGGACTCAACCTCCTGACGCTCGCCCTCCCCGAACGGACCGTCCGCCAGAAAACGCAGATCAAAAACCTCAAAGTCGCTAGGCGTCTCTGCATCACCATCCGCATGGATACGCAGATCCAGATAGACCAACGCCTCGGCCGACGCGTCATGCCGCTCAAGAATCTCGCGTAGATCGACACGAACCGTCTGCCTACGACCATCACTGACAATGTCCTTGTACGACACCGTGGTCATGTTGTCCGGCTGACCACCCCAAAAGGCCAGCAAGGGCAACTCGGGCCGACGCATATCCAGTCCCCGCGCCCGATAGGTCATCGACAAGACGGGTGTCCGCTCGGGATCGATCATCAGCAGACCCGCAAAGTTACGCGTCACGGCGTGCGCCGGCTGATGCACCGTAATCCGGTAACTCTCCGCCAGCGTCTCCACCTCGTACTGATCGGTCTCCGGCTCGCCACCCGTGCCATACGTCCACGGGCTGGTGACGTCCAGCACCAGATCCTGACCCGTAACAGCGACCGCCGTCCACACCAGAACCAAAAAGCCCGCCAGAACCGCCCTCAGAAAAACACGCATGACTTACCCCTTTACAAGGAATCTCGACATCCATCACGACCATCAAGGAATGTCACCTTGAGCATAACCAGACTCGATCATGGTTCCAAGGGAAATCCCTCACCGAATCACACGCCGCAACCTCAACGCCTTCATCCGCGACGACAGCGTGCTCGGCCGCATCCCCAGCAGCGCAGCAGCACCACCCGCACCCGACACGCGACCGCCCGATACCTCCAGCGCGCGCACGATATTCTCACGCTCGCGCTCACGCATCTCCGCCGCAGTCAGCACCCGCTCCGGCTCCGACTCCTCCGCCGCCTCCGTTGCACGCTCGTCCGCTGCCGGCAACGCAACAACGAGCGACCGCCCCGTCGACGTGATCACCCCGCGCTCGATCACGTTCTGCAACTCACGCACATTCCCCGGCCAGCCATACCGAAGCAGCTCCTCCACCGTCGCCTTGGTCAGACGCAGCATCGGACGGTTCAGCCGCTGACAGGTCGCCTCCAGGAAACAATGCGCCAACTCCGGGATGTCCTCCCGACGCTGACGAAGCGGAGCCACCTCGATCGGAAACACATTCAACCGGTAATAAAGATCCTCCCGAAAACGGCCCGCGTCCACCTCCGCACGCAGGTCCCGATTGGTCGCAGCCACCACCCGCACATCACTCTCACGCGTCCGCGCCTCGCCCACCCGCTCGAACGTCCCCTCCTGCAACACCCGCAGCAGCTTGCTCTGCAACTCGATCGGGATCTCCCCGACCTCGTCCAGAAACAGGGTCCCCCCGTCCGCCGCCTCGAACCGTCCCGCACGATCCCGCACCGCGCCGCTGAAAGCCCCCTCCACGTGCCCGAAGAACTCGCTCTCATACAGATCACGCGGGATCGCGGCACAGTTCACCTTGATCATCGGGCCGTCACGACGACCGCTCCGCCGATGGATCTCACGCGCGACTAACTCCTTGCCCGTCCCCGACTCTCCCGTGATCAACACACTCGCGCCCGTGTCCGCCACCACCTCGATCTGACGCGTCGTGTTCCGCAGCGCCGCGCTCGACCCCACCATCTCCCCGAACGCCCCCTCGCTCGCCACCTCCTCACGCAGGTACGCGTTCTCGATCTCCAGGCGCCGCTTGAGACGATCAATCTCCGCGAACGCACGCGCGTTCACGATCGCCGCCGCCACGTGGTCCGCCAGCATCCGGTACCAGATCAACTCATCGACCTCGACCACGCTGCGCATGAACACCGCGAACACCCCGATCACCTCGCCCCGGAACACCAGCGGCTGCGCCGCCAGCCCGCGGATCGACTCTCGCTCCGCCCACGCCGGGTCCGCAACCCACTTCATCTCCTGGCTCGTGTCCCACACCACCACCGCGTCGCCCGTCGCCGCGACATGCCCGATCTTCCGAACGCCCAGCGGAAAACGCATGAACCGACCATCCAGACGATCCCACACGTCCGACCGGTCCACCTCCGAACGCCCAGCACTCGCCACCAGGTGCAGGCAACGCGACTGATCCGGGCACTCCTCACGCAGCCGGCACGTCGCACACACATCACCCCGGTCAATCAGCCACACACGGCACAACGCCACGTGCTCCATCGCCGCCACACGCCGAACGATCAGCGACAGCAGACCCTCCAGCGAACGCTCCGCCGCCACGTCCAGCAGCAACGCCTTCAACTCCGGCGAATTCTCAGGGGCACGACGCGTCGGCATCCCACAAGCTTACGAGATTTCGTAATTAACATCTATTGTTTTCGTTATTTAACGATTTTTCGCGATTACTGATCCAGGCATTGAATATCGTATATATCTGTATTAATTGATTTTATAAATACCTATTCTTCTGGCACGCCGCGTGCATAACGGTTCCTTCGACAGGCCAGATTGTCCGGCCTGAATCACACCCCACCAAGGAGCCACAACATGGCACGCATCACCCCCGTTCAAGTCGCGCAGGCACAAGGCAACACGAAGCAACTCCTCGAAGGCGTCCAGAAAGGCCTCGGCATGGTCCCCAACATGATGAAGACCATGGCCCAGTCATCCGCCGCACTCGGCGCCTACCTCAACTTCAGCCAGGCCCTCGCCACCGCACTCAACCCCAGGCTGCGCGAGCAGATCGCGCTCGCCGTCGCCGGCATCAACAACTGCAGCTACTGCGCCTCCGCCCACACCGCGCTCGGTTCCAAAGCAGGCGTCGACAACACCGAACTCGCCGCCAACCTCCAGGGCCGGTCCGAAGACCCCAAAACCCAGGCCGCACTCCGCTTCGCACGCGCCATCGTCATCAAGCAGGGATGGGTCAGCGACGACGAACTCGCCGACATCCGCGAGGCCGGCTACGCCGATCAGCAGATCGTCGAGATCGTCGCCGTCGTCGCACTCAACCTCTTCACCAACTACTTCAACCACGTCGCCGACACCGAGATCGACTTCCCCGTCGTCGAGACCGCCGACGCAGCAGCCTGATACACGGCAGTCGCAGGCCACGCAGGACAACCTCAGCAGAACCACACAAGCAACAAGCAGGAGAAACGGGACATGATCGAAGCACCACCCCTACCCAACACCTCCACCTCATCACCGCAAGACGAACTCGATCACCACACGCCCCGCATCCCGCAGCAGCAACGCAAAGCGTTCCCGCTGATCGACCTGATCGCCCGCGAACTCCAGGAAGCCGACGGACTCGACCCCACCGCCGCACTCTTCGAGGCCATACGCATCCTCGAAGAAGCCTCCGCCTCGGTCTGACCCGAACCACACGCAAGGAGACCGCACGATGAAACGCATCAGAACAACATCACGCATCCTGATCGGATCAGGACTCACCCTCACCGCGCTCGCCGCCGCCCTGCTCACCAGCGGCAGCCCCGACGCCACCGCACAGCCGCACCAGCACGGCATGACCAGCCCCGTCCGCGCAACGACGTCAGCACACCCCCTTGGCAAACCCGAAGCCGACCTCCCCAAACCCGACGTCAAGCTGCAGCCCGGACGCGTTGCCCTCGTTGTCACCGATCCCCAGAACGACTTCCTCAGCCCCGAGGGTGTCACCTGGGGCGTCGTCGGCGAAAGCGTCACCGAGAACAACACCGTCCAGAACATCGACGACCTCTTCACCGCCGCTCACGCCAACAACGTCCCCGTCTTCGTCAGCCCCCACTACTACTACGAACACGACCACACCTGGAAGTTCGAAGGCGCCCTCGAAACCCTCATGCACAACATCGGCATGTTTGACCGACCCAACGCCCTCGACCTCACCGGGTTCGAAGGCTCCGGCGCCGACTGGCTCGAACAATACAAGCCGCACATCAACCACGAGAACACCACGGTCGTCAGCCCGCACAAGGTCTACGGCCCCGAAACCAACGACCTCGTCCTCCAGCTCCGCAAGCAGGGCATCGACCAGGTCATCCTCGCCGGCATGTCCGCCAACCTCTGCACCGAAGCCCACATGCGCGAGCTCATCGAACAGGGCTTCGAGGTCATCATCGCCGCCGACGCCACCGCCGCCGCCAAGATCCCCCACTACGACGGCTACGAGGCCGCCTACGTCAACTACCGATTCATCGCCAACGCCGTCTGGTCCACCGACCAGACCGTCGACGCCATCCGCAACCTCCCCCAGTCACACTGAATCCGTCACCAGCCAACACCACCAAGGAGATCCACCATGAAACGCTTCAAGACACGCACCGCCCCGCTCTTCATCGTCATCCTCGGCCTCTTCGCCGCAGGCACCATCGTCACCGTCAACGCCTGGGCGCAGCAGTCCGCCACGCCCAACACCTCCCGAGCCTACCTCCACAGCTACAACCTCCCAAGCTCAGGCGTCGCCCTCGAAGGCTACTGCCCCGTCAGCTACTTCGCCGTCAACAAAGCCGTCATGGGCAAGCCCGAATACGCCTCGACCTACCAGGGCGTTACCTACCACTTCGCCGTCCCCGAAGGCAAGACCGCCTTCGACCGAAACCCCGAAAAATACCTGCCCGCCTATGGCGGATGGTGCGCCTTCGGCATGGCCATCGAAGATAAGTTCCCCGTCGACCCCACCGCTTTCAAGATCGTCAACGGCCGACTCATGCTCTTCCTCCGCAACCAGAACCTCGACGCCCGCGAACTCTGGAACAGCTACGACCAGAACACCCAGGTCAACAAAGCCGACGCACACTGGAAGAACGTCAGCGGCTGAC
Coding sequences within:
- a CDS encoding CPBP family intramembrane glutamic endopeptidase; protein product: MENLLTIASVAGWIISLGWLLRRRIVGPGARLEPRPTPIVAIDGLVALLLTIGGQFIAAAILGALGWTQDPSERLSALSVMILQASGMGLAATYGLILVLRSEPRASAWLPASLATVALLGCVATITLGQGTVAIVANAATLLGYPPPSIAHEALARMVSFDDPVALVLRLISAIILAPLFEEAVFRGIIQRSLVDATRGRVWVAITLTATLFGLIHADQVHAQGLPGLIVLGIIFGWLYARTDRLWIPMLAHTAFNAYNVGLAFLLFGPTPVEAG
- the mtnA gene encoding S-methyl-5-thioribose-1-phosphate isomerase; this encodes MLRPIEWVGDTDGHLRLLDQTRLPATTEYIDCTDVDTVWHAIKRLSVRGAPAIGISAAYGCVIGARNNQLDEAIAHLRTSRPTAVNLFWALDRIAALKTTDPQRILDEAHAIADEDDAMCRSIGRHALALIDSLTAKAPDRPLRLITHCNAGKLATGGIGTATAAAYLAKEQGRDVTVYADETRPLLQGARLTAFELTDAGIDVRLICDGAASEVLRAGAVDAAIVGADRIAANGDTANKVGTCGLASLARHHGIPFLVAAPHSTFDLNTATGNAIPIEERAAEEVTEGFGTRTAPPDVRVFNPAFDITPANLITAIVTDQGVIRPVSEAAVRDHLAVDTEPAR
- a CDS encoding phosphoribosylaminoimidazolesuccinocarboxamide synthase, whose amino-acid sequence is MTHPPLPPLDPDLGIQPLRRGKVRDVYQVRLKDGRPAIMLVATDRLSAFDVVLPDPIPGRGIILTQITRFWLHKIEAELKHAPDHHLLSTDPSDVDGLTPDAVEQLKGRVTLGRPCHTIPIECVARGYLAGSGWKSYQHDRTVCGVTLPAGLQLGDQLPQPIFTPATKAESGHDENISFDQAASIVGSDRAAWMRDTTLRIYEHARDHAADRGLLLADTKFEFGIPLDDHGQPIDNTAPILIDEVATPDSSRYWPADGHQPGREPDSFDKQIIRNALQAIVDRGDWNKTHPGPSLPAEILQRTADQYREVYQRLTGQPAPA
- a CDS encoding alkaline phosphatase gives rise to the protein MSQFSTKVCVAALLLAGAAQVEASQAKNVILMVSDGIGFNGWEAARYYQGDLPYDDGSFNFYGCTTFMNNVYDNDEGRILLSNGEANGTDAANKNWTAVPQGYDQDKMWSDFNYHRGSSSGDYNYFTDSAAAATALYTGTKTYNSAVSYSVEGEELKTFYEYAAEAGKATGSVSSVQFNHATPAAVDAHSFYRYNKDDIAFDMVNSDLDVIMGGDAYVDAYQRGDGSWSIDYKDHGNGIGTPGFKADAVDRGYTVVDTDAAWAALEAGTLVADKVAGIFTGDTLNGRDVPTLEQMTKGALNVLEQDEDGFAMMVEGGAIDWQNHANNVELMMREQVDFDNAVQAVMDWVEANSSWDETLLIVTSDHECGGIWGPNTVIDDKDTGNHLDDEVNAEWQNVVDNGVGVMPGVQYVSGGHTNALVPLWAKGAGADLFDGMIDGNDPTADAFWTEGQGWDWNGDYVDNTDVFSVMMQSSGVPEPASLSLLGLASLAVLRRRSA